In one Deltaproteobacteria bacterium genomic region, the following are encoded:
- a CDS encoding rhodanese-like domain-containing protein: protein MWGVLFRRLLAHATGAALLVLVAAACSTAAEPGGGHVMATEELKTRIDAGEDFLLIDVRTAFERKRGYIPGSTHMPLDELRARTASLPKDKDIVVYCYSGSRSAQAVKYLMKNGFTRVWDYSASWRGWTAKGYPTKRDE from the coding sequence ATGTGGGGAGTGCTTTTTCGCAGGCTCTTGGCGCACGCGACCGGTGCGGCTTTACTGGTTCTCGTCGCGGCGGCGTGTTCAACCGCGGCGGAACCGGGCGGCGGGCACGTCATGGCGACCGAAGAGCTCAAGACGCGCATCGACGCGGGTGAGGACTTTCTGCTGATCGACGTGCGCACGGCCTTCGAACGCAAGCGCGGCTACATCCCCGGTTCGACGCACATGCCGCTCGACGAATTGCGGGCGCGCACAGCGAGTTTACCGAAAGACAAGGACATCGTGGTTTACTGCTACAGCGGATCGCGCAGCGCTCAGGCCGTCAAATACTTGATGAAGAACGGTTTCACGCGTGTGTGGGACTATTCCGCAAGTTGGCGCGGCTGGACGGCCAAGGGCTATCCGACGAAAAGGGACGAGTGA